In the Quercus lobata isolate SW786 chromosome 5, ValleyOak3.0 Primary Assembly, whole genome shotgun sequence genome, one interval contains:
- the LOC115988779 gene encoding uncharacterized protein LOC115988779, with the protein MASLKLKPHSRYSSYDTRSSTSSHFSDPSSSTEQLNKLSSSSSSSKALVVKSSRPSDLSSHTKSKPSNPNLATMVKKFMEKKPSSSSSKAVKMVIPSDVIAEDLKKSVRKGTSFKGLHKKLFGAGNETAAFESKKKKEVKALTEVKENTRTLAMVLRSERELLGMNKEQEMEISQLKFMLEEKSTEVEKLKDLCLKQREEIKALKSAILFPDVLNSQLQGLLEKQNSELKQAKQLIPTLQRQVTSLTGQLQYLAEDLAEVKADKHSARACFQHHGSSPRTPIYDLEQASNSLDFSSGDPTTPGSPDDMFLKDVNPCLTPYCAKSKSKEFEATGYDSPDDEFLFENNMEIGFNSRVRKMSKSSDCCQNANTGSTMARAARRSDETKCTYGKQMHHKLF; encoded by the exons ATGGCCTCTCTGAAGCTGAAGCCCCACTCGCGGTACAGCTCGTACGACACACGCTCCTCAACTTCCTCGCACTTTTCCGACCCATCTTCATCCACCGAACAACTAAACAAGCTGagctcttcatcttcttcttcaaaagcaCTCGTTGTCAAGTCCTCCAGGCCGTCCGATCTGTCCTCCCACACCAAATCCAAGCCTTCAAATCCCAACTTAGCCACAATGGTGAAGAAGTTCATGGAGAAGAAGCCATCGTCTTCTTCGTCGAAGGCGGTGAAGATGGTGATTCCGTCGGACGTGATTGCAGAGGACTTGAAGAAGTCGGTGAGGAAAGGCACGAGCTTCAAAGGCTTGCATAAGAAGCTGTTTGGGGCTGGGAATGAAACGGCAGCCTTTGAGAGTAAGAAAAAGAAGGAGGTGAAGGCTTTGACTGAGGTGAAGGAGAACACGAGGACTTTGGCGATGGTGTTGAGGAGTGAGAGAGAGCTTCTGGGTATGAATAAGGAGCAAGAGATGGAGATTTCTCAGCTTAAGTTCATGCTTGAGGAGAAGAGCACAGAG GTTGAGAAGTTAAAGGATTTGTGTTTGAAGCAACGGGAAGAAATTAAGGCATTGAAGAGTGCGATACTATTCCCAGATGTTCTGAACTCTCAACTTCAAGGACTTCTAGAGAAGCAAAATTCAGAGTTGAAACAAGCGAAACAGCTCATCCCAACTCTCCAAAGGCAGGTCACTTCTCTCACAGGTCAACTACAATACCTTGCAGAAGATCTTGCTGAG GTGAAAGCAGATAAACATTCAGCAAGAGCATGTTTCCAACATCATGGCAGTTCTCCAAGGACACCAATATATGATCTTGAACAGGCCTCTAATTCTTTG GACTTTAGCTCTGGTGATCCAACAACTCCTGGTAGTCCAGATGACATGTTCCTCAAGGATGTAAATCCCTGCTTAACGCCCTATTGCGCCAAGTCAAAATCCAAA GAATTTGAGGCAACGGGCTATGATTCTCCAGATGATGAATTCCTATTTGAAAACAATATGGAGATCGGATTTAACTCACGAGTGAGGAAGATGTCCAAAAGTTCTGATTGTTGCCAAAATGCCAATACAGGGAGCACAATGGCCAGAGCAGCTCGTAGATCAGATGAAACCAAATGCACATATGGAAAGCAAATGCACCATAAACTTTTCTAG
- the LOC115989143 gene encoding stress-associated endoplasmic reticulum protein 2-like, which translates to MTTSKRLSERKVAKFQKNITKRGLVPETTSKKGNDYPVGPIVLGFFVFVVIGSSLFQIIRTATSGGMA; encoded by the exons ACTACCTCAAAGCGCCTTTCTGAGAGGAAAGTGGCAAAGTTTCAGAAGAACATCACAAAGAGGGGATTAGTGCCTGAAACCACTTCAAAGAAGGGAAATGACTACCCAGTTGGGCCTATCGTTCTTGGTTTCTTTGTCTTTGTTGTCATTGGATCAT CCCTCTTTCAGATAATAAGGACAGCTACAAGCGGTGGGATGGCCTGA
- the LOC115992037 gene encoding serine acetyltransferase 1, chloroplastic-like, giving the protein MAACIANSRSETSSTDPFTLDSSKCQTSTRCRTQLCRLNLSNLVSGKTSNWGGKKVSNSSKTTLHDEDEDGLWLKIQEEALHDSEQEPILFKYYYSSILSHVSLESALASHLAMKLSNAHIASDALVEVFLSVFHEDHEVRRAIRDDLKAVRERDPACISYVHCLLNFKGFLACQAHRVAHKLWSQGRAVTALLIQSRISEVFAVDIHPGAKIGRGILLDHATGIVIGETAVIGDNVTILHNVTLGGTGKVSGDRHPKIGDGVLIGAGTKVLGSIRIGEGAKIGAGSVVLKEVPPKTTAVGNPARLVEGNEKLVI; this is encoded by the coding sequence ATGGCTGCTTGTATTGCTAATTCAAGAAGTGAAACTTCTAGTACTGATCCATTTACTTTGGACTCCAGCAAGTGCCAAACTAGTACTCGTTGCAGGACCCAACTTTGCAGACTCAATTTGTCAAATCTGGTTTCTGGTAAAACCAGCAACTGGGGTGGGAAGAAAGtctcaaattcatcaaaaaccACTCTGCATGATGAGGATGAAGATGGGTTGTGGTTGAAAATTCAAGAGGAAGCTTTACATGATTCAGAACAAGAACCTATCTTGTTCAAGTACTACTACTCATCAATATTGTCGCATGTTTCACTAGAGAGTGCATTAGCGAGTCACCTAGCCATGAAGTTAAGCAATGCACATATTGCTAGTGATGCACTCGTGGAAGTTTTCTTAAGCGTTTTTCATGAAGATCATGAGGTCAGGAGAGCCATCAGAGATGATCTCAAAGCTGTAAGAGAACGAGACCCAGCTTGCATCAGTTATGTTCATTGCTTGTTGAATTTCAAAGGTTTCCTTGCATGCCAAGCTCATAGGGTGGCACATAAATTGTGGTCACAAGGTAGGGCTGTCACGGCACTTCTAATTCAGAGTAGAATATCCGAGGTTTTTGCAGTAGACATCCATCCTGGAGCGAAAATCGGACGGGGAATATTACTTGATCATGCCACCGGAATTGTGATTGGAGAGACGGCAGTCATAGGTGACAACGTTACAATTCTACATAATGTGACACTAGGTGGTACAGGAAAAGTTTCTGGGGATAGGCATCCTAAGATAGGTGATGGGGTTTTAATAGGTGCAGGAACTAAGGTTTTGGGTAGTATAAGAATTGGAGAAGGGGCTAAAATTGGTGCAGGGTCAGTGGTTCTAAAGGAGGTGCCTCCTAAGACTACAGCTGTTGGAAACCCAGCAAGATTGGTTGAAGGGAACGAGAAACTTGTCATATGA
- the LOC115989181 gene encoding uncharacterized protein LOC115989181, producing the protein MGNWRNHPLRRFYHKKLPPRPPQREYDFESFSPGGKDGVPLWEKKFCTSVGRIPWGKIVDNKKYIHFQDNVLSWDDSAGKVAFQNAKKRFWAEINGLLCDISLPDPDMYIDEIDWNTNIDPELIKELDEELHNMQQQNNNNPREFSNVVDLGALKKEVREWNPWESWGNGGDKAWDDFGNKGRRWNQQEPKNLNNGHNTWESQIERNNGALKDRGWGDCEENRWGRNEWDNGDNPWPVKNKWGDFENKDWGWNQREPKNLNNDGNTLESRFRQNKGAFKDRGWRDCGGNGWGRNQGDNGDNPLPVKNKGWGEFENNDWGWNQKGPKNLNSGDNPWESRFRQNNGTLEDRGWRDCAGNGFSRKQWGKNNNELKHREFTRTDRGTWNEGSWTRGGGEARRTWNEGSRKRRSVGRKGTWNEGGHKRGGSHLYTMDTKCSRPRQWLSNRSFLEESKG; encoded by the exons ATGGGTAATTGGAGAAATCATCCATTACGTAGATTTTACCATAAAAAACTGCCTCCAAGGCCTCCCCAGAGAGAATACGACTTTGAAAGTTTTTCCCCAg gAGGGAAAGATGGTGTGcctttatgggaaaagaaatttTGCACTTCAGTTGGAAGAATACCATGGGGGAAGATAGTAGATAATAAGAAGTATATACACTTTCAAGATAATGTCCTCAGTTGGGATGATTCCGCTGGTAAAGTGGCATTTCAAAATGCAAAGAAACGTTTTTGGGCAGAGATCAATGGCCTCCTCTGTGATATCTCTCTGCCTGATCCAGATATGTATATTGATGAAATAGATTGGAATACTAACATTGATCCTGAACTGATTAAGGAATTGGATGAAGAGTTGCATAATAtgcaacaacaaaataataacaatCCTCGTGAATTTTCCAATGTGGTGGATCTTGGAGCTCTGAAAAAAGAAGTAAGGGAGTGGAACCCATGGGAATCTTGGGGAAATGGCGGGGATAAGGCATGGGATGATTTTGGGAATAAAGGTAGGAGATGGAACCAGCAGGAGccaaagaatttgaataatggtCACAATACTTGGGAAAGCCAAATTGAACGGAATAATGGTGCCTTAAAAGATAGAGGGTGGGGAGATTGTGAGGAAAATAGATGGGGTAGGAATGAGTGGGATAATGGTGACAACCCTTGGCCAGTGAAGAATAAGTGGGGTGATTTTGAGAATAAAGATTGGGGCTGGAACCAGAGGGAGccaaagaatttgaataatgatGGCAATACTTTGGAAAGCAGATTTAGACAGAATAAAGGAGCTTTTAAAGATAGAGGATGGAGAGATTGTGGGGGAAATGGATGGGGTAGGAATCAGGGGGATAATGGTGACAATCCTTTACCAGTGAAAAATAAAGGATGGGGTGAATTTGAGAATAACGATTGGGGCTGGAACCAAAAGgggccaaaaaatttaaatagtgGCGACAATCCTTGGGAAAGCAGATTTAGACAGAATAATGGAACTTTAGAAGATAGAGGATGGAGAGATTGTGCAGGAAATGGATTTAGTAGGAAACAGTGGggcaaaaataataatgagttAAAGCATCGGGAATTTACAAGAACTGATAGGGGAACATGGAATGAGGGTAGCTGGACAAGGGGAGGTGGTGAAGCTAGGAGAACCTGGAATGAGGGTAGCAGGAAGAGGAGAAGTGTTGGACGTAAGGGAACCTGGAATGAGGGTGGCCATAAAAGGGGAGGATCTCATCTTTATACAATGGATACCAAATGCTCTAGGCCAAGACAATGGTTATCAAACAGGTCGTTTTTGGAGGAAAG CAAGGGCTAG